Proteins encoded in a region of the Pantoea agglomerans genome:
- a CDS encoding sensor domain-containing diguanylate cyclase produces the protein MRKTQSGASGVALLKTSLGKSMAVFLLLTSLFVIAINAWSLWNSWQQTVGEKNDDARNLSVSLAKQAEDAFLQVDITLADAVRQLRQRGNEYAATPAFLHQLKEQQAKLPQLHGLFIYDTEGHWIASSGNFVPTNASNADRAYFIWHRTHNDTNLLISRVIRSRSTGDLVIPVSVRLNDSQGHFAGVALATVRVDYFRQYYSYFALGNKDTLGLILADSSVLYIRPFPDAFIGRTLASSPLFKTELKAASSGNATWRSTLDGVVRVFGYTRLERYPLIVTAGYDRDSIRREWLAGNLVNLLLNLALLCAITGMGIMLLRQVGANVRNQIELTYVRDELTNINHTLQSLALVDGLTGLANRRQFDALLEQGLLKSLKTGDPIALVMIDIDCFKRFNDTYGHVAGDECLQDVAHALKESVHFHGDVVARYGGEEFAIIMPNTDESEAKIVAERAVRSVMEMGIAHESTEVSLGIVTISAGYSSLVSEGKPAEAEQLKKEADRALYRAKRNGRNQASGQV, from the coding sequence ATGCGAAAAACTCAATCAGGCGCTTCCGGCGTCGCCCTGTTAAAAACCTCTCTCGGCAAAAGCATGGCCGTGTTTTTGTTGCTCACCAGCCTCTTTGTTATCGCCATTAACGCCTGGTCGTTATGGAACTCATGGCAGCAGACGGTGGGCGAAAAAAACGACGACGCCCGCAACCTGTCGGTTTCGCTGGCGAAGCAGGCGGAAGATGCGTTTCTGCAGGTAGATATCACCCTGGCGGATGCGGTCCGGCAGCTCCGGCAGCGGGGCAATGAGTACGCCGCAACGCCGGCTTTCCTGCACCAGCTAAAAGAGCAGCAGGCTAAGCTACCGCAGCTGCACGGGCTCTTCATTTACGACACCGAGGGGCACTGGATCGCCTCCTCCGGCAATTTTGTTCCGACGAACGCCAGTAATGCCGATCGCGCCTATTTCATCTGGCATCGGACCCATAACGATACGAATTTGCTTATCAGTCGGGTCATCCGCAGCCGCTCAACCGGCGATTTGGTGATCCCGGTTTCCGTTCGCCTGAACGACAGCCAGGGCCATTTTGCCGGCGTCGCGCTGGCCACCGTGCGGGTTGACTATTTCCGTCAGTATTACAGCTATTTCGCCCTGGGCAATAAAGACACCCTGGGGCTGATCCTGGCGGATTCCTCTGTCTTATATATTCGCCCGTTCCCTGACGCCTTTATCGGCCGGACGCTGGCGTCCAGCCCGTTGTTTAAAACGGAGCTTAAGGCCGCCTCAAGCGGCAACGCCACCTGGCGCTCTACGCTGGACGGCGTGGTGCGCGTGTTTGGCTACACCCGGCTGGAGCGCTATCCGTTGATCGTCACGGCGGGCTACGACCGCGACAGCATTCGTCGGGAATGGCTGGCGGGAAACCTGGTTAACCTGCTGCTTAACCTGGCTCTGCTCTGCGCTATTACCGGCATGGGCATCATGCTGCTGCGCCAGGTGGGCGCCAACGTCAGAAATCAGATTGAATTAACCTACGTGCGCGATGAGCTGACCAACATCAATCACACGCTGCAGTCGCTGGCGCTGGTCGACGGCTTAACCGGCCTGGCCAACCGAAGGCAGTTTGATGCGCTGCTTGAGCAGGGGTTACTTAAATCGCTGAAAACCGGCGACCCGATCGCGCTGGTGATGATCGACATCGACTGCTTTAAACGCTTTAACGATACGTACGGACATGTGGCCGGCGACGAGTGTCTGCAGGATGTCGCCCACGCGCTGAAAGAGAGCGTTCATTTTCACGGCGATGTGGTCGCGCGCTACGGCGGCGAAGAGTTCGCGATTATTATGCCGAACACCGACGAGTCCGAGGCGAAGATAGTGGCAGAGCGCGCCGTCAGGAGCGTGATGGAGATGGGCATCGCGCATGAGAGTACGGAAGTCTCGCTCGGTATCGTGACCATCAGCGCCGGCTACAGTTCGCTGGTCTCTGAAGGCAAACCGGCAGAGGCTGAACAGCTGAAAAAAGAGGCCGACCGCGCGCTTTACAGAGCCAAGCGCAACGGCCGGAATCAGGCGAGCGGCCAGGTCTGA
- a CDS encoding LysR family transcriptional regulator — translation MKYSLEQLMVFEQVAKSGSFSSAARQLKKSQSSVNMAMSNLELELDLCLFERTPRQVRLTPEGEVLREYVKTILERCQAFDQRVTAFNQQIESHVSLAIELPYVTIAPVLYEFSMTFPEVDIHIKEPFRGDVEAMVKNGEVDLGIALSHPVESEKIQFRQLGKVVMVHVVSAAHPLAQRIPVSFADLHSWRHITFGSQETRIATTEYLGSPMLWRVESYSAMLEAALAGLGWASLPREFVDRELRAGTLIELRQQEYPHTDWIVGIDLLWSKQAPAGKAQRWLRDRLVKHKIFEQDRAGNRTTL, via the coding sequence TTGAAATATTCATTGGAACAACTTATGGTGTTTGAGCAGGTAGCCAAATCGGGATCTTTCTCCTCGGCCGCGCGTCAGCTGAAAAAATCCCAGTCCTCTGTGAACATGGCGATGAGCAACCTGGAGCTTGAGCTCGACCTCTGCTTGTTTGAACGCACGCCGCGACAGGTGCGGCTAACGCCGGAAGGCGAAGTGCTGCGCGAGTATGTCAAAACCATTCTGGAACGATGTCAGGCTTTCGATCAGCGCGTAACGGCATTCAACCAGCAGATTGAGAGCCATGTCAGCCTCGCCATCGAGCTTCCCTATGTCACGATTGCGCCCGTGCTATATGAATTCTCTATGACCTTTCCTGAGGTCGATATCCATATCAAAGAGCCTTTTCGCGGCGATGTGGAGGCGATGGTGAAAAATGGCGAAGTCGATCTGGGCATCGCGCTCTCTCACCCCGTTGAGAGCGAGAAAATTCAGTTTAGGCAGCTGGGGAAAGTGGTCATGGTGCATGTCGTCAGCGCCGCGCATCCGCTGGCGCAGCGCATCCCCGTCTCCTTTGCCGATTTGCACAGCTGGCGGCACATCACCTTTGGTTCCCAGGAGACAAGGATCGCCACCACCGAATACTTAGGCAGTCCCATGCTCTGGCGGGTGGAAAGCTACAGCGCGATGCTGGAGGCGGCGCTGGCCGGTCTCGGATGGGCGTCGCTTCCTCGCGAGTTCGTCGATCGCGAATTGCGCGCAGGGACCTTGATCGAGCTACGGCAGCAGGAGTACCCCCATACCGACTGGATCGTCGGCATTGATCTGCTCTGGTCTAAACAGGCGCCCGCCGGCAAAGCGCAACGCTGGCTGCGCGACCGTCTGGTGAAACATAAAATTTTTGAGCAGGACAGGGCGGGGAACCGAACCACGCTATAA
- a CDS encoding nucleobase:cation symporter-2 family protein — METVIAEKKPEGSLSARRIASLGLQHVLVMYAGTVTVPLILASVMGLTGAETVTLVNACLLTSGLATLLQSVGVGRFGGRMPLIQGCSFIVLAPMARIGQQYGITTVFGFAIACGLFTVVVAPLFSRLIRFFPPVVTGCVITIIGISLMPAAAIWIGGGNPDAPDFASPSSLLLGLATLAITLFFYCKTQGIIRNFSILAGMLAGTLIAWFAGLTDFSAVGHAAWLGISMPFSFGLPAFSPVPVLVSCLAMIIVMTETTGNVLLIDKLMGRPTTPQRLADTIRADGLSTMVGGCLNSFPYNAFSQNAGLIMLTRITSRSVLAAAGLILVLLGLFPKLGALVSAIPRPVLGGVGVLMFGMTLAAGIQQLKEVSFKNDNNMLIVAVSISVGVIPMAFPALFTSLPSSLRLIFDSGIFMGGFTAVVLNSLLNTKKEDENA, encoded by the coding sequence ATGGAAACGGTAATAGCTGAAAAAAAACCTGAAGGCTCGCTCAGCGCCAGGCGCATCGCTTCGCTGGGCTTACAGCATGTTCTGGTGATGTACGCGGGGACGGTGACGGTGCCGCTGATCCTCGCGTCGGTGATGGGCCTGACCGGGGCGGAGACGGTGACGCTGGTGAACGCCTGCCTGCTGACCTCCGGACTCGCCACGCTGCTGCAGTCGGTGGGCGTCGGGCGTTTTGGCGGACGGATGCCGTTAATCCAGGGCTGCTCCTTTATCGTTCTGGCGCCGATGGCGAGGATTGGTCAGCAGTATGGCATCACCACGGTATTCGGCTTCGCGATTGCCTGCGGCCTGTTCACCGTGGTGGTCGCGCCGCTTTTTAGCCGTTTGATCCGCTTTTTTCCGCCGGTAGTGACGGGATGCGTGATTACCATTATCGGCATCTCTCTGATGCCCGCTGCGGCAATCTGGATCGGCGGCGGCAACCCCGATGCGCCCGACTTTGCCAGCCCGTCCAGCCTGCTGCTGGGTCTGGCCACCCTGGCGATCACGCTGTTTTTTTACTGCAAAACGCAAGGCATCATCCGCAACTTCAGCATCCTGGCAGGCATGCTGGCGGGGACCCTTATCGCCTGGTTCGCAGGCCTGACCGATTTCTCCGCGGTGGGTCACGCTGCATGGCTCGGCATCAGCATGCCCTTCTCTTTTGGCCTGCCGGCGTTTTCCCCCGTGCCTGTTTTGGTCTCCTGCCTGGCGATGATCATCGTGATGACAGAGACAACCGGCAACGTCCTGCTGATAGACAAGCTAATGGGACGCCCGACGACCCCGCAGCGTCTTGCCGATACGATCCGCGCCGACGGTCTCTCCACTATGGTCGGCGGCTGTCTCAATAGTTTTCCTTACAACGCTTTTTCGCAAAATGCCGGGCTGATTATGCTGACGCGTATCACCAGCCGGTCGGTGCTGGCTGCTGCCGGGTTGATACTGGTGTTACTCGGCCTGTTTCCTAAGCTGGGCGCGTTGGTATCGGCGATCCCGCGTCCGGTGCTGGGCGGCGTTGGCGTGTTGATGTTCGGCATGACGCTGGCCGCCGGCATTCAGCAGCTGAAAGAGGTCAGTTTTAAAAATGACAACAATATGCTCATTGTTGCCGTCTCGATAAGCGTTGGCGTCATTCCCATGGCGTTTCCGGCGTTATTTACATCGCTGCCCTCATCGTTAAGGCTAATTTTCGACAGCGGTATTTTTATGGGCGGTTTTACTGCCGTAGTGCTGAACAGCTTACTGAATACTAAAAAAGAGGATGAAAATGCATAA
- a CDS encoding pyrroloquinoline quinone-dependent dehydrogenase gives MTALALLMTPLTLQAEDKAAEASQGTQEKLNVDAADQQSPGTTNTTKEASSEQDGKKVASAANTASPLVPEKATWDSFHGQLNAQKYSPLKQITADNVSKLEKVWEFHTGDVSDGKGKTPATVWSATPVFANDTIYIGTPFYRLIALDPGTGKEKWHYDTKAPREALTQPVLKNRGVSYWQAKNPVAGQACQKIVYMGTVDGKLYALDADSGKPCEKFADKGVLNVEQWNTLNAKFPLSLLQPPTVVGNHLIVGWAGKDWAYAEAPPGTVFSINAETGQREWTFDAIPADIRKRTGTANVWTHMSADEANGLVYLPVSSPSPNYWGGNRVDAIPLGTSTTALDVNTGKVVWSRQWVHHDVWDYDINSAPTLMDITVNGKPIPALIQATKQGFLFVVNRLTGEDVWPIEERPVPQGDGSVQGEKLSPTQPFPTKPAPLLDQSKKPEIWKLADIVGAGQCSRLWDKLTYEGMYTPPTTKGEGALTYPDSAGGVQWGGVAFDPQNQIAVVNTSHIVQYVKLYSREEYNKADKDSGNESGFAPQEGAPYGMRLNVANNWLGMPCWQPPFGEIVALDMHTGDVKWRRPVGASQQYGFFMPESWGSPTIGGPAVTAGGVIFIGASMDAKVRAYSLASGEELWSDQVEAPAVANPSVYEYKGRQYVAFVAGGNTILKDQVGDQVVVYALPK, from the coding sequence ATGACGGCGCTCGCGCTGCTGATGACGCCACTCACATTACAGGCCGAGGATAAGGCCGCCGAAGCTTCTCAGGGAACGCAGGAGAAGCTTAATGTGGATGCCGCCGATCAGCAGTCGCCCGGCACCACGAACACAACTAAAGAAGCCTCTTCCGAACAGGATGGCAAAAAGGTCGCGTCCGCCGCTAATACGGCGTCGCCGCTGGTGCCGGAAAAAGCGACCTGGGACAGCTTCCACGGCCAGCTTAACGCCCAGAAGTACAGCCCTCTCAAGCAGATCACGGCCGATAACGTCAGCAAGCTGGAAAAAGTATGGGAATTTCATACCGGCGACGTCTCCGACGGCAAAGGTAAAACGCCTGCCACCGTCTGGTCGGCCACGCCGGTGTTCGCCAACGATACGATTTACATCGGCACGCCTTTTTACCGGCTGATTGCGCTCGATCCCGGCACCGGGAAAGAAAAGTGGCATTACGATACGAAAGCGCCGCGCGAAGCGCTGACTCAGCCGGTCCTGAAGAACCGCGGCGTCTCTTACTGGCAGGCGAAAAACCCGGTTGCCGGGCAGGCCTGCCAGAAGATCGTTTATATGGGCACCGTTGACGGCAAACTCTATGCGCTGGATGCAGACTCCGGCAAACCATGCGAAAAATTTGCCGATAAGGGCGTGCTGAACGTCGAGCAGTGGAACACCCTGAATGCGAAATTTCCGCTGTCGCTGCTGCAGCCGCCCACCGTGGTCGGCAACCATCTGATCGTCGGCTGGGCGGGTAAAGACTGGGCCTATGCCGAAGCGCCTCCGGGCACCGTCTTCTCCATCAATGCCGAAACCGGTCAGCGCGAGTGGACCTTTGACGCCATTCCCGCCGACATCAGAAAGCGCACCGGCACCGCCAACGTCTGGACCCATATGTCCGCCGACGAGGCTAACGGGCTAGTCTATCTGCCGGTCTCTTCGCCTTCGCCTAACTACTGGGGCGGCAATCGCGTCGACGCCATTCCGCTCGGCACCTCAACCACCGCGCTTGATGTGAACACCGGCAAAGTCGTCTGGTCGCGCCAGTGGGTGCATCATGACGTCTGGGATTACGACATCAACTCCGCGCCGACGCTGATGGACATCACGGTCAACGGCAAACCGATCCCGGCGCTTATCCAGGCCACTAAACAGGGCTTCCTGTTCGTCGTGAACCGCCTGACCGGCGAAGATGTCTGGCCGATCGAGGAGCGTCCGGTCCCGCAGGGCGACGGCTCCGTTCAGGGCGAGAAACTTTCGCCTACTCAGCCGTTCCCGACCAAACCGGCGCCTTTGCTCGATCAGTCTAAAAAACCGGAAATCTGGAAGCTGGCCGATATCGTCGGCGCCGGGCAGTGCTCGCGTCTCTGGGATAAGCTGACCTATGAAGGCATGTATACGCCGCCAACCACCAAAGGCGAGGGGGCATTAACCTATCCTGACAGCGCCGGCGGCGTGCAGTGGGGCGGTGTCGCCTTCGATCCGCAGAATCAGATTGCGGTGGTGAACACCTCGCACATCGTGCAGTACGTCAAGCTCTACAGCCGTGAAGAGTATAATAAGGCGGATAAAGACTCCGGTAATGAGAGCGGATTCGCGCCGCAGGAGGGCGCGCCTTACGGGATGCGCCTGAACGTGGCGAATAACTGGCTCGGCATGCCGTGCTGGCAGCCGCCGTTTGGCGAGATCGTGGCGCTGGATATGCACACCGGCGACGTGAAATGGCGACGTCCGGTTGGCGCGTCTCAGCAGTACGGGTTCTTTATGCCGGAAAGCTGGGGCTCGCCCACTATCGGCGGCCCGGCGGTCACCGCAGGCGGCGTCATCTTTATCGGCGCCTCGATGGACGCGAAAGTCCGCGCTTACTCGCTGGCGAGCGGAGAGGAGCTTTGGTCCGATCAGGTTGAAGCGCCAGCCGTGGCAAACCCCTCGGTGTATGAATACAAAGGACGCCAGTATGTCGCCTTTGTCGCCGGCGGCAACACCATACTGAAAGATCAGGTCGGCGACCAGGTCGTGGTCTACGCGCTGCCTAAAT
- a CDS encoding amino acid permease — MTIQASTENAVANRPSWSLKDTIWMMGVYGTTVGAGTLFLPVEVGTRGPLVFFMMLLLGLPLSLIPHVLICRIFMRDHQAENAALPLFGKFFGPKGRQGIKIFFCVAHFPVTLVYVVSLVNALDNYVTAHLHVAALNRAVLAFIAVSLLYLVLSKGRDRVVTTMSTLAIPFALSLLLIAMMQIPSWHLSNLIQALRETTAAPAGESLKALWLALPLITFSFCSAPMMSPLSSWYQEKGKGGEQKAVRVVRLAYCAIFFSIIFFVLSCVLSMPREVFIAARTQNLNVLAVMEGNGGAGLLFIVAPFIAMVAMTKSFLGVCLPVAETFATLIGDAAGLKDQSGRKRAKAVAFALMFAVSLAVAYWNPDVIALIETVCGPLIAIFLFVIPAWLVYTRNELQTLRGGMSLIVIVGGLLTVSALIYGML, encoded by the coding sequence ATGACTATTCAAGCAAGTACGGAAAACGCAGTAGCAAACAGACCATCCTGGTCGCTGAAAGATACCATCTGGATGATGGGGGTATATGGCACCACGGTGGGCGCCGGCACGCTATTTTTGCCGGTGGAGGTGGGAACGCGCGGGCCGCTGGTGTTTTTTATGATGCTGCTGCTGGGCCTGCCGCTGTCGCTGATACCGCACGTGCTGATCTGCCGCATCTTCATGCGCGACCATCAGGCGGAAAACGCCGCTCTTCCGCTCTTCGGTAAATTCTTCGGCCCAAAAGGGCGTCAGGGCATTAAGATCTTTTTCTGCGTTGCCCATTTTCCCGTCACGCTGGTGTACGTCGTCTCGCTGGTCAATGCGTTAGACAACTATGTTACCGCCCACCTGCATGTCGCCGCGCTGAACCGCGCCGTGCTGGCTTTTATCGCGGTGTCGTTACTCTATCTGGTGTTAAGCAAAGGCCGCGACCGCGTGGTCACCACCATGAGCACGCTGGCGATCCCCTTTGCCCTCTCTCTGCTGTTGATTGCCATGATGCAGATCCCGTCGTGGCATCTCTCCAACCTGATTCAGGCGCTGCGCGAGACCACGGCCGCACCTGCTGGCGAGTCGCTGAAGGCGCTCTGGCTGGCGCTTCCGCTTATCACCTTCTCATTCTGTTCCGCGCCGATGATGTCGCCGCTCTCCTCCTGGTACCAGGAAAAGGGGAAGGGCGGCGAGCAGAAAGCCGTACGCGTGGTCCGTCTGGCTTACTGCGCCATCTTTTTCAGCATCATCTTTTTTGTGCTGAGCTGTGTGCTGAGCATGCCGCGCGAGGTGTTTATCGCAGCCAGGACGCAGAACCTGAACGTGCTCGCGGTGATGGAAGGGAACGGTGGCGCAGGTCTGCTGTTTATCGTTGCGCCCTTTATTGCGATGGTGGCGATGACCAAATCGTTTCTGGGGGTTTGCCTGCCGGTCGCCGAAACCTTCGCTACGCTGATCGGCGACGCCGCCGGGCTGAAAGATCAATCCGGGCGCAAGCGAGCCAAAGCGGTGGCCTTTGCGCTGATGTTTGCGGTGTCGCTTGCGGTGGCCTACTGGAACCCGGACGTGATTGCGCTGATTGAAACCGTCTGCGGGCCGCTGATCGCGATCTTCCTGTTCGTGATCCCCGCCTGGCTGGTGTACACCCGAAACGAGCTGCAGACGCTGCGAGGCGGCATGTCGCTTATCGTCATCGTCGGCGGCCTGCTCACCGTGTCGGCGCTGATCTACGGCATGCTTTAA
- a CDS encoding nucleoside deaminase, whose protein sequence is MHNAADIKFLRLSNEVARRAIALGNHPFGAVLVAPDNETVLLTQCNIDTVNHAESTLARIAASNFTPDYLWDCTLYTAVEPCCMCAGTIYWANIGRVVYGMSEARMLACTGNHHENPTMSLPASSVFAHGQKDIVLIGPVQEVEEETLSLQQAFWQARG, encoded by the coding sequence ATGCATAACGCCGCCGATATTAAATTTTTGCGGCTGTCTAACGAAGTTGCAAGGCGCGCTATCGCCCTGGGCAATCACCCGTTCGGCGCGGTGCTGGTGGCGCCTGATAATGAGACTGTCCTGTTGACGCAGTGTAATATCGATACCGTTAATCATGCCGAGTCAACCCTCGCTCGAATAGCCGCGAGTAATTTTACCCCTGACTATCTTTGGGACTGTACGCTCTATACCGCCGTCGAGCCGTGCTGCATGTGCGCCGGCACAATCTACTGGGCGAATATCGGCCGGGTGGTGTATGGCATGAGCGAAGCGCGCATGCTGGCGTGCACCGGCAACCATCATGAAAATCCCACCATGAGTCTGCCAGCCTCGTCGGTATTTGCGCACGGGCAGAAAGATATTGTGCTGATCGGGCCGGTTCAGGAGGTTGAAGAGGAAACGCTGTCGTTGCAGCAGGCATTCTGGCAGGCGAGAGGGTAA